GCAGGCTGATCCGCGTTTCAGATGGCTCGGCGGGGAGTGCCGGACGGGTATAGGCCATAATGAGAAGTGTAGGGCGCAACAGCCTAAAAACCGGAAGACGATTCTTCAGGCAAATGTCTCATTTCAGTATCGCCGAGTCCGGACGGCGCCGGCAAGCGGCGAAAGTCCGGCTGTGCCGAGGTTCGCGAATCGCGCGGTCGATTCCGGTCTGACGGCGGTTATTTTCGCGGAAATTCACGATATACTGTCAAGCTCCGCGGTAGGTCCACCGCGCAACAGCACCTGTGACCCGTCACCATCACACGTCGCGATCATGACAGAGCTACGTATGACACATTGGCAGAATCGACCGGAGCCGGCCTGGCGAGATTTCGAGTTCAATCAACCGTATGCCAAAGGGCTCAAGCGACTCAGGGAAGACGTGCTCGGCAAAACGGATTTCGATCCCGCCACGCTTTGGCAATGGGGCACAATGCAGGCCATGGCTGTAATTGAGGTTCTCAAAGCTTGCGAGCGCCTGTTCGGACGCCAAGGGCAACAGGCCGTATACGAGGCGCTGCATCGCGTAGGGCTCGACATCGGACGACAAATCCTGGCAGGCACGCACAAGCCGGACGACATGAGCGAAGCCGAATTCCTCAGCTTTTATGCTTCGGTGATCAACCGCATCGCCTACGCGTCGCTCGAAGCGCCGAAGATCGACGGGCCAGATCAGGTCAGCTTCAACATCCTATGGTGCCCACACCAGGACCATTACCAAGCGTTCGACTGCCGAGTGCAACGATATTTCGTGGAAGGCATGATCGATGCCATGCGCGAGTACGGTCCAGAACACGACTTCGACGTGCGGTTTGACAGCACGATTCCAGCCGGTGCACCGACATGCCACTTCACAATGTGGCACACGAGCAATGCAGAGTCAAAGTCCGCCTGGCAGCAGTATACCACGGCGATTGATGAGAAGGCGCTCGAGATTGCCAAACGACCGCCAGTAGACGGCGAGTAGCACATGGCCAGCCGCGCCGGCTGGCTGTGGATCGATTAGCTCGTCGCGACGGTCTCTTTCAGCACCTGTTGCTTTTTGCGACGGGCCATTTGGCCGGTGTCGCGAGCGATGGTGACGGTGTACGTCACCATATCGAGACAATTCTCTTCGAGTCCGAACGGATCTTCGATTTCGACGCTGGCTTCCTCAATTCCAAAAAGCCCGAGCGAGACAATGGCCACCACGACCGGAGACCACCAGCCGCAATGCGGGCCCACGGCAAACGGCAGCGTCAAAAGATATACCAGGATCAGTTGTTTGATCATCACCACATAGACGAATGGCATCGGCGTCTTGCGAATCTTTTCACACGCGCCCTGGGCATCGACAAGCTTCGACAACTGATCCTCCATGTGCCGGACCAGTTGAGACTCAAGCGATCCTTGCCGGTATTCCTTTTCAATCCATTCCGAAATTGCGAAGGCTACTGCCGTAGGGGGATTTCCGAAATACTCGGCTCGGCGGCAAAGTTCTTCTGGCAAAAAGTCTTCGGTCTCGAGCATGTCCAGATGTCCCTGCAGTGATCGTCGCAAACAGATCACATAGCCGGACACAAG
This genomic window from Pirellulales bacterium contains:
- a CDS encoding bestrophin family ion channel, which translates into the protein GSLLGFLIVFRMNASNNRYWEGRSSWGQIINASRNLVRVGVAHTSDGSSLADLVSGYVICLRRSLQGHLDMLETEDFLPEELCRRAEYFGNPPTAVAFAISEWIEKEYRQGSLESQLVRHMEDQLSKLVDAQGACEKIRKTPMPFVYVVMIKQLILVYLLTLPFAVGPHCGWWSPVVVAIVSLGLFGIEEASVEIEDPFGLEENCLDMVTYTVTIARDTGQMARRKKQQVLKETVATS